A single region of the Chiloscyllium punctatum isolate Juve2018m chromosome 15, sChiPun1.3, whole genome shotgun sequence genome encodes:
- the tomm70a gene encoding mitochondrial import receptor subunit TOM70, with translation MAALKPVESQSGSSSGLTRWQLALAIGGPILLGAGAVYLWRKRTVSKRSERKAPEGSSSPVPKEDSGRGENEADGLSLLDRAQAAKNKGNKYFKAGKFEQAIQCYTEAIGLCPVNQKQDLSTFYQNRAAAFEQLQKWNEVAEDCTKAVALNPKYIKALYRRAKAYDKLDNKKECLEDVTAVCILEGFQNQQSMLLADRVLKQLGKEKAKEKYKNREPLMPSPQFIKSYFNSFTDDIISQPLLKGETPDEDKDKEGEAADIRGTERSGYLKAKQYMEEENYDKIISECTKEIESKGKYVAEALLLRATFYLLIGNATAAQPDLDMVVSMKDANVKLRANALIKRGSMYMQQQQSQLSTQDFNMAADIDPQNADVYHHRGQLKILLDNVEEAVEDFDECIRLRPDSALAQAQKCFALYRQAYTGSNPLQIQVAVKGFEDVIKNFPKCAEGYALYAQALTDQQHFSKADEMYDKCIELEPDNATTYVHKGLLQLQWKQDLDKGLELISKAIEIDNKCDFAYETMGTIEVQRGNLAKAIDMFSKAINLAKSEMEMAHLYSLCDAAYAQTEVAKKYGLKPPTL, from the exons ATGGCGGCCTTGAAACCCGTCGAGTCGCAGAGCGGTTCCAGCTCCGGCCTGACCCGCTGGCAGCTGGCCCTCGCCATCGGCGGCCCCATCCTCCTGGGAGCCGGCGCCGTCTACCTGTGGAGGAAGAGGACGGTGTCGAAGCGGAGCGAGAGGAAAGCGCCGGAAGGCAGCTCCAGCCCAGTGCCCAAGGAGGACAGCGGCCGCGGGGAGAATGAGGCGGATGGTCTG AGCTTGTTAGACCGAGCCCAAGCTGCAAAGAATAAAGGAAACAAGTATTTTAAAGCTGGCAAATTTGAACAAGCTATTCAATGTTATACTGAGGCAATTGGCCTGTGTCCAGTGAATCAGAAACAAGACCTTTCAACGTTTTATCAGAATCGGGCTGCAGCATTTGAGCAATTG CAAAAATGGAATGAAGTTGCTGAAGACTGCACGAAAGCCGTAGCACTCAACCCGAAGTACATAAAGGCACTGTATCGTCGTGCAAAGGCATATGATAAACTAGATAATAAGAAGGAATGCTTAGAAG ATGTTACTGCGGTTTGTATCCTGGAGGGATTCCAAAACCAGCAAAGCATGCTTCTTGCTGACAGAGTCCTTAAGCAGCTTGGAAAAGAAAAAGCTAAAGAAAAGTACAAG AATAGAGAGCCACTAATGCCCTCTCCACAGTTCATCAAGTCGTACTTTAATTCTTTCACTGATGACATCATCTCACAACCTTTACTGAAAGGTGAAACGCCTGATGAAGACAAAGACAAGGAGGGTGAAGCTGCTGACATTAGGGGAACAGAAAG ATCTGGATACCTGAAGGCAAAACAATACATGGAGGAAGAGAACTATGATAAAATTATTAGCGAATGCACCAAAGAAATAGAGTCAAAGGGAAAATATGTAGCCGAAGCCTTATTGCTTCGGGCTACCTTCTATTTGCTGATAGGCAATGCCACAGCTGCTCAACCTGACCTTGATATGGTTGTTAGTATGAAAGATGCTAATGTGAAG CTGCGTGCCAATGCATTGATTAAGCGTGGAAGCATGTATATGCAGCAACAGCAATCTCAGCTGTCTACACAAGATTTCAACATGGCTGCTGATATTGACCCACAAAATGCTGATGTGTATCATCATCGAGGACAG CTGAAGATTTTACTTGACAATGTTGAAGAGGCTGTTGAAGATTTTGATGAATGCATTAGACTGCGACCAGACTCCGCTCTGGCTCAGGCCCAGAAATGTTTTGCATTG TATCGTCAGGCCTACACTGGAAGCAATCCTTTGCAGATCCAAGTGGCTGTAAAAGGATTTGAAGATGTTATTAAAAATTTTCCCAAATGTGCAGAAGGTTATGCATTGTATGCTCAG GCTTTAACTGACCAGCAACATTTTAGCAAAGCAGATGAAATGTACGATAAATGTATTGAACTGGAACCAGATAATGCAACAACATACGTTCACAAAGG TTTACTTCAGCTTCAGTGGAAACAAGATTTGGACAAAGGCTTGGAACTAATCAGCAAGGCTATTGAGATTGACAATAAATGTGATTTTGCGTATGAGACCATGGGTACTATCGAAGTCCAGAG AGGAAATCTGGCTAAGGCCATCGATATGTTTAGTAAGGCCATTAACCTGGCAAAGTCGGAAATGGAGATGGCCCACCTGTATTCGCTTTGTGATGCTGCATATGCACAGACAGAAGTTGCTAAGAAGTATGGATTGAAACCCCCAACACTGTGA